The Brassica napus cultivar Da-Ae chromosome C7, Da-Ae, whole genome shotgun sequence genomic interval aaatagctagacttagagtttttattcaggaaagttggaattataatcctatagatgcctaatgagttgcatgcatgataatgtaaagctcaactatttgatcTACAAGTCTTTCGGCACTCGCGAGCATTGAAttgttgtctattaactagatctatgatctcaacgctcgttatattgatctatagaaagtgtcgatcgacgttccaatgggcgtatcgatcgatacaccttttgcaccgtcgatcgattattcaagtgtgatatcgatcgacgcgctctagtcaagctttatgcgcaggttgaatgaatgcttactaagctcactagatcagctctcgctgtgctcatagcaagaaacatagctctattagaatgttttcaggataaGAATTAAGCtatggcttttatcaatcaatccaagggcaggttctaggtagctaatctagaaacatgcattaatgaacaatcctaaagatgattatcacaactcagcaatctatagttggggctaatctctcctaacctatttaaaccctaaaatctaacaagagaactactcagacatggctaagcaattcataacagcagttaAGTATAAGAACTTcttagaataataaaatagatatcaatggagttccaattacaaattataactttggatcttctctcctatctatcaataaaacaatgaaacacaaaaaaaacacgatttgcctctaacatggcggcaaagcttatataattagggtaaaaactcgccaggggcaatcttgtaaaatagtgaaatcttgggcttcaagtcggctgtgaccaaacgggcttcctgcgcgcttcgctgtcgatcgacaccatttCTTGTGAATCGATCAATTTtagctctccaatatcgaccgatagtcgatttcgatggtcatctcgggtgcttactccgaatatctccaaaatgctccaaaatcattacttatctccaaaacattcctgatcttataattataataaatagactctataataatataattgttagtaaaaacacctataaactatggatgaaaatgggccgaatccatagtctatcaaagctgcattggttttataaataattttatttatctcaaatactattggtcagaaagatgtaattaataacaacttacatatattttcgcTACTTTCTTAGTCTGTGTGAAAAAAgtcaaagtgacacttattcagaaacggagggagtataatttaattttacagTAAGAAGTTAAactaattttagatataaaaaaaaaatgaagttacCTTTTACGAACCTGTAAAAGACTATACCATTCTGATAAACAGTTATtctatacattttttaaaaaataatcatttatacatttttaaaactgaGTTATAAAAGTAAGTTAATACTAAATTAATGACATTTGGAAATCAAAACTACATAACATATAATAAGACTGTAGAGAATTTAAATTGCAGAataaattaactatttttaCTATAGTTGttgattaaaaatttaataacaatgtttcaaacttcatattttttgaaaagtaataaaataatcaaaataataaaagatataaatctgtttattcagaaaatatataacaaataagattcatattcaatttaaaaaataaaaatatattataacgcGTCGAAAACATAATACATATTATATGTAAACTTTAAAACTATTTGTACCTGCAAATTCGTGGACAACCACattactctataaatagagtaatgttttattttgattcactacttcattttttactctattttttggAGTACATATAGAGTGAAGTTGGAGATGACCTTAataacatatattctttcacacacaaaaaaacataataacaaaaaaaaatactacacaacaaaaataaataaaactccTCACAAACAACGTGGGGATAACCACttattgaaataaaatatttaatgacaTAACATAAAAccactaataaaaataaatattgattacaTACCATAAATGATTCTCACCTAACACATCTAAACAACTAGCctaaaaaagaattaaaatctCTAACTGGTTTTCATATATGACCATGTACATATAAGGTATCCATGACAAGTATTGACAAGTGTAATAGAGGACTTTCTTATGCAGAATTAAAAATAGTCAACATAAAATATGTGatttatattttcctttttaaatttgaaattttagcCTTTTTGTATGCATACTAACactataaatagatagatatgcAAAGGGTCTAAAACACAAACTCATTCTCAAGATGCCTTCACTACCAAATGAGTTCATCCCTTATACTGATAATACCATGAACCAAAATGATTTTGTTCCCATCCAGATTAACCGAAATGAGACCCGAACGGTTCGATCAACGTTCGTTACTTCTGGAAACACAAACCATGCCAATTTGTTTTCTCCATCTCCACCTTTTACTTCTTCTTACCATGCTTCACAAGTCTATTCATCTACCATAACATTTAACAGTTCACGCATGGCTTATCAGCGGAGAAATAACATGATTTCTGCTGTGAGAATGCCTCAAATCTCAGGATTTGTTAACCCTCAATTTTCTCCAGTTTTGGCCACTCCAACCATCCCAAACATGTATCATCATGCTACTGTCCCGACCAATAATATGGTCAGTAGCCAAAATGGTCATGGCCGTGGCAACCGTGTCATAACTTCTGGTCAAACCATTAGGAATCACTCTCCAAATGTTTTTGGTAACGCCACTCCAACTATCTCAAACCTGAATGATGATGTTATGGTTCCGACCAATAATATGGTCACTAGCCAAAATGGTCATGAACGTGTCATAACTTCTGATCCAACCATTAACCCTCCAAATGTTTTTAATAACCAACGGGAAACCTTTTACCCTGAACCTATCGATTACACCAAAGTCGACACAAGTGACGAAGGTGGTGAAAACAAGTATCAAACCCATGGCATACCAAATGAAAATTACGGTTCATATATGTGTCCCAAGTGTCACAGTCGGTTTGATATTTCACCAATAATATCAGCTGCACGCATGGGGTTAGTTCATTCTAGCAATGAGACTAAAGAGGAAAACGAGAAAGGACCTTGTGAAAGAACTAAAAAAAGGTATCGTGAACAAAGTCATCCAGAAGTCAATGGTAAAGCTCGGAAGATCGAATCGGAGGACAAAGTTCCAGAAGAGAGCTGTGGCTCTAAAACTAATTAATCAAATATCATATAAGTTAAGAAAtatgtatttcaaaaaaaaaaaaaaaaaaaaaagaaatatgtatTTCCAATTAagcttttaatattaatgtctatatatttgtatcaacttatgatatatgtaaaataaataaagctgaatttcttttttcttgttttcttttcattttcatcacaTTGTTGATGATTTAAAGGTTACAACATTTCcttttgatgtaaaaaaaagagGGTTAGAACATTTTAGTCTCGTTTGAGATAAAACAGAACTATTGTGTAAAAGATGTTTGATTTCAGTCGATTGCACAAAGAATCCGATAGAAATAACTGGATTTAACCAATCATAGAAGACCGCATAAATTTTTGGTATATGTATAGTTTGAGGCACATACCTCACTGAGAATGACATTATGCAAGAGTATAAGAAATTTCGATGATTTTATTCAAATCAGACACCGTCGGACTATATATAACGCCCGACCATCAACGGCTAATGGACCACCCACGCCCGTTAACTCGGTTGTGGACCTCATCCCGTTCcaacggggggggggggggtgcgTTAGATTTTCAAAAATCGGAAATCATTTTTTACTGACCttgcaatcaccacatgactTTTCCCCGTACTTTGGCCATCGCGAATTACTTGTCTATAGGTCAACCATCTTTTCACTACTCTAGTCCAAGCATGCTTAACTCTGAAGTTTTAAACGGATGTGTGATGGAAAAGgaaagtcaactttggtgacatatgtagccaaatcaattcttttatctcttttccatatatcacaacttGGATTGTTACAATTCACACAACATttctcaagacgcctctcagatcagaaccgagatggctaaccagttctgataccacttataacgccctgaccgcccacggctaatgggccactCACGCCCGCTCTCTTGGCTCGTGGCTCGTGGCTCCATCTGACGGGTGGTACGTTAATTTTTCTAAGGCCCGAAAGTCATGTTTACTGgccctgcaatcaccacatgacctTTCCCTGTACTTTGATCTCACTCgcacggtatcgcgaatcactttctGATATGTCACCCATCCTTTCACTATTCCAACCTAATCACGCTTAACTCTGAAGTTCTAAACGAATGTGTGACGGGAAAAGTAAGTCAAATTTGGTGACATAGATAGGTAAATCAATCTTCTTATGTTTTTTCCAtgtatcacaactcgggatgttacactATAGTTCCGGAAAAACCGTCAAAACTATACATATACCAAAAATTTCATCTAAATGATGATTTTATTCAAATTAGAATTCTAAACTTAGCGTTGAAAAACCGAGCGGCTGCGGTCCGGTGGCCGGGGGCACAGAAGCCTAAGCTCTGTAATTGGTCCGTTGGTCGCCTTGGATTCACCCCTAGAAAGTACATACATGATCTATTGGGTGAGTTACAGAGTTGGCTTCTGAATACCCAATGAGTCACTTCAGTGGTTCCGGGCCTGGAATATTTATTACCACAAAAACATGAGTTGATGAGCTAATAAAATTGTTTCCAGACTCAAAAACCGTCCGCACTAATCACACACTAAATCACCCATATCACACTAATGACATCAAAACCATAAAACCCGTTAAAACCATAACAAgtcaaaactaaataaaattattaaaccaaCATAAAGAGATTTCTGGCAAATATGTTTTGAGCGTGCACAAAAAAATAACCAACCACTAAACTAGAAGTCTCATAACAAAATAacagattttataaaataccaaaaatttatcaaaatgtCTTGTAACCCTACTATTAAAAGTATAGAAATTGCTTAAACTACATTAAGTTggttttcattttctaaaaacacattcaatcaaaaataatctagtatttgggtttaggatttagtgattaTTATTTAAGGGGTAATATTGGAtctataaactcttataaatatttaataaattatttttaaacatttatgtATGAATTTAAAgagttaatataatttttatcacaaattttaaaaatatatatgaaaatggttgtccgtaaattttgaaaataatactattttttttggtaaaattgaaATTCCGCCTTTAAATATGTACAAAATTTTGCTTTAGAAAAACGTTTCTCTAtttcaaaaactaaacaaatcaGTTATATACTTTCTGTAAAAGACtgactatatattttttaattgatcaaatttatttgatatataaatcttatattGACCGAATACATTAAAGAATATTTTTGCTCAAGTGTTTCACTAAAGTATGTTGTAGTTATAATAGTTTGGACACTTGGTGGCAGCGTGGCGCaatagttttttgtttggtctttttttttggaacttgtCTTCTCAGACTCCTCGATCAGGTTGAGAGTCTTGAGACTCGGCCATATTTTTGTGGATACTCGGAACTCTTCACAATAATCTATTATCATATCATTATGCAGTTGCTATGTTAGAAGTCCACGCAATATTCTCTATTTTTTCTTGTCAACAATGCTATACTAACTAAAAGAAAACTGATTCGGAAATCCAAACCAGTGAAcagtatttttatttcatatcacACAAATCAAATGTGAACAGCTAAGTAAGACTAATGAAAACATAATACTACATAGGAACATACATATCtcgttttattttaatcatgtGTTTCTAGTAGTTTGGATAAATTTTATACCAATATTGAAACTAGAATATAtaactaagagcatctccaaaagaaactctataacttcaaatatagagttttttgctctccaaaaagaaacttcaaaacttcaaatttagagttttaaaaagtgaaacttcataaaattctaaatttgaagtttcatctttttatttgcatcttagtccttataattaattatacatcacatttatgattcgtAAGTATTTTCTCATCCAtaattttaatctttaaaacttttgtatactttaaatatttcaaatttatttctataaattaaaattttacatatagaagtttttttaaaaatcaaaataagatttataatattttaaaagtagaattagacaacaagaatattacaaaagaaacttaataatttttttaagaagatatatacatgaatacataattattacacaaatttagatattacatcaacactaatagtctagtaaattttcttcagaacttttaaaatattttccaaacaaattttgtataacCGAAAATGGagcattttaaaataattttatgtaataatgtggtatttttcttgtagtttaatatttaattatgtatttctatttataattttatattttagtgtaatattttattaattaatattactataatattttatatatgtgctagttatctacaaaagttttatgaatttatattaattatgacaaatataaagagcatagtgtaaattataaataattttgaagttaaatttgaagttttgattttggagaccttgaaacttcaaatataaagtttgcaaaactctataatagagagtTTGGAGACGTTCTAACAAAATTAGGCATTCGATAGTTTTTTTTACTCCCTCCATTACCTTTCTATCTCTAAAGACTTTTATGTCTATTTGTTCTTGCCTTCTCCGCCACAAATCTTCGTTTCCGTCGGTGGGTTTCCACAGCCACGAGGTCGGTTGGTCTTGATCTATTGTTGTTTAATTATTCTTCTCTGTTCTTTTTATAGTTCTTCTTTGTTCAgctatgtgttttttttttcattttccatATCTAGATTCAGATCAAAATCGAGTGGTTGGTTCTTACGGTTATGGCGCTCCTGCTCCGGTACTCGTTACGGTTACTGATTCTTGTGCATGTGTGTTTTAGACTTTTGGATCTATGTCGTCGATTTCTTCTTTGCATGCGCCTGTCTCAGTTCTATTCCTCTGTAGTTTTAGTGCTTATCTTTGTTGCTCTGTTGGTGAAGATGATTGGTTAGAATAGGAGGGCTTATCCTTGGTATCTATTGCAACGATTCGATTTCGGCTAGGATCGTGTTTTCTGGTCTTATGCAGAGAAATTCCGGAAACACTGCTTTTTTTCTGAAGGACTAGGAGCTTATGCTATTTAACATCAGATCGTCGGAAAGTATTAGGTAAACCAGTCTCTTCACTGCGCCTTCTTTGGTTGTGTCAGTGCGATCCTGCTTGTGGCTCCGATGTGGAGCAATATAATGAGTGATGGCTTGATCCTCTTGAATAAATGTTTGAACCGAGCTTGGTCGGATTCTAGTAAGATAGGAAAAACTCGTCGGTGGGTTAGTTCGAAGGCATTTTCTATTGATCAGAAATGTTTGTCGGTTACAAATGAGGAAATAAGCGGAGTAAATACGGCGGTGCTCGCAGAGCTGGCCGGGAAAGTACAAGTCGACAGAATACAAGATAAGTAAAATGCTAATTCTAGCCGCCAAGTATGAGTGTTGATATTCGGATGGGTCCGAGTTACCGGCGAAGggtggaaaacaaagtttttccATTGGGCGGAGACTGATGGGGGTTCTGAGTGTTTCAGCGAGAACGCGATCGATTTGCGGGGTAGAGCTCATGATGTGGTGGATCTTAGAATGGATGTCTTGGAGTGAGAGCTTGAGCTCGGCGATTTCCCGGACGATAGTTAGAGCCGGGCCATTAGGGTTTTGCCCGGTGGTGGCTGTACGGTCTGTGTTAAATAGCTGTCTTTGAATGGTCGGAGGGTTGCTCGTGTTCGGTTGTCGCCTTTTCTGCTTCTTCCTATTAGTGGAGACAAGCCATGACGAACTCTGACATGGTTGGTGCTGCGGCAACAAGGGTGGGTTCCGACTCTTCACTGGAGGTCAATTCTCGAGATTCATGTTGATATGTGTCGATGCTTCTTCGTTTTGCCCCATGGTGGGTGCCAAATGTTTAATCCATAGCTGTGTGTATTGGAATCagacattatatttttatgtaggTTTAGGAAAAGTTTTCATAATGAGAACCAaatggaaaagaaaaacataaaattttttttatagattatagATTTCAttacaaagatatatttttcttaGAAGTGTAAAGTGAATCTAAGAATCTATAAAATCTTTCTCGATAAAATGTGTTCTAGATCTAAGAAGAAAGAATCATCCCATCTTAAGGAGGAGTGCCTCCTCTTTTATACAAGAAATCTAGGGTTTTCTAATGATCTCTTCTTGTAAATGAGCCTAGTTCATTGTCTAATGGACCTTGTTGAGGGATTAAGATCCATCTCCAACAACAAAGTTCGATCTTGAgaattgttcttcttcttcttaagaGTGTTATgttgtttggttttatttgaTAAATGTAAAACCATAGCTAGTGTTTTGTCTTGGTCGTTGTCTATGGGGACTTGTTGTCCGTCGGCTTTCGATTCCAGTGAATGGTTTTTCTTCTGCTGGCTTAGAACTCCGAGAGTTTTGATAACTCACTGGCTTTAGTTTAAATTTTCTGTAATCCTCGTTTTAATGATAATCTAATCTTctagcgttaaaaaaaaagatagttaTTAAAATAGATTGTAAAGTGTGTGTCGTATTGATGAAAGTACATGAGTATATATACAAGAGATTAAGTCCTTATCACGAGAGGACTATGTATTTAGATAAGTACAACATATTATTATCTATAATTCACATCATTATCTCTATACACCCCCGCAAGTTGGAGGTGAAAGATTTTGAATCTCCAGCTTGGACAGCAGATAAGAAAATGTAGTTGTTGGTAGGGCCTTGGTGAGAATTTCTGCAGGCTGCTCAGTGGTTCTGATATGTTCTGTAGTAATCAGCTTGTCCTCGACAGCATCGCGAACAAAATTGCAGTCCGACTCAATATGTTTCGTTCGTTCATGGAAAACTGGGTTAGCCGCAATGTAAATGGCCGCTTTGCTGTCACAAAAGAGTTGCATTGGGTGATCATGAGGTATGTCAAACGCACGCAGCAGTTGCTTGATCCACTTGAGCTCTTTTAAAGATGCTGCCATGGACCGATACTCAGGAAGCATAATTACTATATGTGAATATATGTGAATGCGTAAACCATAATTActaaacaaaaaccaaatttcgtaacaaaaaatacaacttttataaatagtatgtattaatgtatacacAGTAAAATGAAATATCTTTATGCGTAATTTATattgtattaaatttgaaataatttctTTAAGCTAACATCGTTGTCAATTGGTTAATCATATACGTAGATGatctacaaataatatatatgtattaaatttaattaattggAGGAGAAGCAATGGCTAAAAAATATCGTGAGTAGGTATGTCTTGCAAGCAAAATATTCTTGAAAAGTTGCAAGTAGCAAATAAACAACGGGTAATCAATTAATTAACTACTACTTGACTAAGAAAGCAGATTAACAGCTTAGCTCTAAGCCTAGAATatgcatttttaatatatataagctaTCTCTCCTATCAAAtactaaaatctatttttaaaacttacGGTCACCTTCCGTAGCGGTTGAAGAAAAATATGTCCACGTATAAATCTTCTCGAGGAGGAACTCATTGCATCcaatattttgatcatataTTGAGTTTTAGAACAAATGGTGAACTTTAATTATATCAAACAACAAAGCAAATAATTACAAAGATAACAAAGACTTAATATCCCTTTCACATGTGCTCATATGCCTGGTGGCAGATTCTGTGGGCGCTTGCACCTAAACCCAGCTCACTGCCTTTTGTTTTCTACACAAAAACCAGTTTTAATAATACTAAGAATAAACAAACATGAGAATCGAAAGAATATTTTAgtgttataattatattttgtgtctGTGGTGTAATTAAGAATTCATAGTATGATATGGTTATAGCTTTTGGGTTCTAGTATGTGTCATATGGATTGTTGGTGTTGGATCTCACATACAATATTCATTCGAAGAAATTTATTAACAGCAACGTTAATGCCCATGATTAGGTCTAAAATTGAGGACGGTCTAAAGAAAGAGGGGGTCAAATGGTCGATGAAGGATTATTTCTACCTCTATTCTTCTCCTtaattattcttcttcttcttcttttttttggctTCCACCATTTTCACCGTATTCATCTTCCActagtttgtatattttaatcaaGACATTAGTAAGAACAGAACACTATCTTTCATATTATTTAATGTACAATTTTGTTCCATTTTGTGATATctcgataaaaaaatttagcCCCTATTTTTTTTCGTGCAACCATATTGATAATATATGATCAGATTCGGATTGACTAAAAAGAGCAACTTGTTAAAGGTTATTAATTCAAAGTTCTAATATGTATACAATAAGGTTATGAAATTACCATATTTCtcttttgaaaataaccattggTCCCAGAATATGAGGTCATACTGTgactatatgatataatttcaaaatttgacgCTATTAACAAAGACATAAATAGAAGATAAGAAATGTTGTTTCTTTCCACCAAAAGATAAAAGAAGATTATCAAACCGCCATAGTACTTGAGCCAAAAAAAACCGCCATAGTACTACGTCTGTTTTCTAATAAATGATCGGATACATACATTTTGGTACAAATgttctataaaaaatatataattccaCAAACGGTCGTCATCTGACTTTTGACTTATAAATCAAGAATTACAATCAAGTTACATGCAAGTCAATCAAATTAATGTAATTCtttaactaaattttataaaccaGACAGTTTACTAAAATTaccaataaaattaattaaattttacccAACAAAAAATTACCAATTAAAATCACTTTATACGGTGTAAAGAAAATCATTTCCATTCTTCTCATACGTACACTATAGCTTTTTAACAAACGAAGGTTGGGACTCGCGAGATTCGCGGGTacacaaaatgaaaaataaaatcaagtCTACCCTTTTAGAAAAGTTGACTTATTCAA includes:
- the LOC106408485 gene encoding uncharacterized protein LOC106408485, coding for MPSLPNEFIPYTDNTMNQNDFVPIQINRNETRTVRSTFVTSGNTNHANLFSPSPPFTSSYHASQVYSSTITFNSSRMAYQRRNNMISAVRMPQISGFVNPQFSPVLATPTIPNMYHHATVPTNNMVSSQNGHGRGNRVITSGQTIRNHSPNVFGNATPTISNLNDDVMVPTNNMVTSQNGHERVITSDPTINPPNVFNNQRETFYPEPIDYTKVDTSDEGGENKYQTHGIPNENYGSYMCPKCHSRFDISPIISAARMGLVHSSNETKEENEKGPCERTKKRYREQSHPEVNGKARKIESEDKVPEESCGSKTN